The Hypomesus transpacificus isolate Combined female chromosome 2, fHypTra1, whole genome shotgun sequence genome window below encodes:
- the mal2 gene encoding protein MAL2 isoform X3 codes for MSEPTNPAATSFPAPTISLPLGLDILKTYSGALICLEIVFGGLVWILVASSNVPVPLLQGWVMFVSVTMFFFSSAYLAIFLLGVADKVQTDWNFLDVVYHFTALLFYFGAFVLEAATTAANGGRIIGTTITNNTTLCMTRPSGNIYAFLDQRQYNINVAATIFAFVVTVSYACSMFMGFKRWRM; via the exons ATGTCGGAGCCTACAAATCCTGCGGCGACTTCTTTCCCGGCACCAACAATTTCTTTGCCGCTGGGTTTGGACATATTGAAGACCTACTCTGGAGCGCTTATTTGCTTGGAGATT GTGTTTGGAGGGTTGGTATGGATCCTCGTGGCTTCTTCCAATGTGCCTGTGCCTCTGCTTCAGGGATGGGTGATGTTTGTCTCGGTCACCatgttcttcttctcctctgcctaCCTTGCTATTTTCCTGTTGGGCGTTGCTGACAAAGTCCAAACTGATTGGAACTTTTTG GATGTGGTGTACCACTTCACAGCATTGCTATTCTACTTTGGAGCATTTGTGCTGGAAGCTGCCACCACTGCAGCAAATGGAGGTCGAATCATTGGGACCACCATCACAAACAACACAACACTCTGCATGACCAGACCCAGTGGGAACATATATGCCTTCCTGGACCAGCGACAGTACAATATCAATGTGGCGGCTACG ATATTTGCGTTTGTGGTGACTGTAAGCTACGCATGTAGCATGTTCATGGGTTTCAAGAGATGGAGGATGTAA